One part of the Bdellovibrio sp. KM01 genome encodes these proteins:
- the rpoZ gene encoding DNA-directed RNA polymerase subunit omega — protein MARVTVEDCLEKVPNRFALVLMVAKRAKQLLKGAEATVSTRSNKYIVSALREVAIGNVGYEVAMDPKDALLQIEKDLNK, from the coding sequence ATGGCTCGTGTAACCGTTGAAGATTGCTTGGAAAAAGTTCCTAACAGATTTGCTCTTGTATTGATGGTTGCTAAAAGAGCGAAGCAACTTCTTAAAGGTGCTGAAGCGACAGTTTCCACTCGTTCAAACAAATACATCGTATCTGCGCTTCGTGAAGTTGCGATCGGTAACGTTGGTTATGAAGTTGCGATGGATCCGAAAGACGCTCTTCTTCAAATCGAAAAAGACTTGAATAAATAG
- a CDS encoding bifunctional (p)ppGpp synthetase/guanosine-3',5'-bis(diphosphate) 3'-pyrophosphohydrolase, with the protein MAEPQKETGLSHKPVKTVDDLLNRIRSYWPNADLKFIEKAYYFSEKHHEGQIRRSGEPYISHPLSVAAILADLRLDLDTIATGLLHDTVEDTDATLEDIRREFGDAVAHLVDGVTKIGQMKFKNSHEKQGENIRKMIVAMGKDVRVVLVKLADRLHNMRTLNFMPFDKQEKIALETLEIYCPLAGRMGISALKIELEDLCFRYYRPDMYYELIQQVKKTEAEQNRYIEDVKHLISKELSKVGFKFEVYGRSKHLWSVYRKMQSRNLDYDQVYDVLAFRVIVESVAECYAALGLVHSLWKPVPGRFKDFIAMPKTNNYQSLHTTVVGPGGERIEIQIRTSEMHLIAEMGIAAHWKYKERGKMESDEMQQANWLRDLVSWHQQVRSPDEFLDTVKTDLFETEIYVFTPTGEVREFPEGATPVDFAYAVHTELGNKCVGARVNGKMVPLKHQLSNGDTVEIITGKGQEPSKDWLKFVVTNKAKAKIRAFVKEEQRRRSILLGKELVEKEFRKFGMAAVKYLKGPAFEQYLKDFGLKDVEELYVTVGYGKLETRVLVERLSPENIAKEAAKTEDSTFMERVMRAATHKTRKTNSLVSVDGMDDMLVHYAKCCHPIPGDPIVGFISRGRGITIHRSDCSKAFEFDQLRKVDVAWNVKVAGEGQERIVRLKIISQDNPGLLKSMSEAFAQQGINIQSAQIRTTKDKKAVCNFEVSVKDALQLNQAIYEIQKIKGIIGVTRVIQ; encoded by the coding sequence ATGGCGGAACCCCAAAAAGAGACTGGTCTCTCTCATAAACCAGTCAAAACAGTTGATGATCTTCTTAATCGCATTCGCAGCTACTGGCCGAATGCCGATCTTAAATTCATTGAAAAAGCATACTACTTTTCTGAAAAACATCACGAGGGTCAAATCCGTCGCAGTGGTGAACCGTACATTTCTCATCCACTTTCCGTTGCAGCTATTCTTGCTGATCTTCGACTTGATCTAGATACAATCGCCACAGGTCTTTTGCACGATACTGTTGAAGACACCGATGCCACGCTTGAGGATATCCGCCGTGAGTTTGGTGATGCGGTCGCTCATCTGGTAGATGGTGTAACTAAGATCGGTCAGATGAAGTTTAAAAACTCCCACGAAAAACAAGGCGAAAACATCCGTAAGATGATCGTGGCGATGGGTAAAGACGTTCGTGTCGTTCTGGTGAAGTTAGCAGACCGTCTGCATAACATGCGCACACTGAATTTCATGCCATTTGATAAGCAGGAAAAAATCGCTCTCGAGACATTGGAAATTTACTGTCCACTTGCAGGTCGTATGGGTATCAGTGCTCTGAAAATCGAGCTCGAAGATTTGTGCTTCAGATACTATCGTCCTGACATGTACTATGAACTTATTCAACAAGTGAAGAAAACCGAAGCAGAGCAGAATCGTTATATCGAGGATGTGAAGCATTTGATTTCCAAAGAGCTGAGCAAAGTCGGTTTCAAATTTGAAGTCTATGGACGTTCAAAGCATTTGTGGTCCGTTTATCGTAAGATGCAAAGTCGTAACCTTGATTACGATCAGGTTTATGACGTTCTTGCATTCCGTGTAATCGTGGAAAGCGTGGCGGAATGTTATGCCGCCTTGGGTTTGGTGCATTCTTTGTGGAAACCGGTTCCGGGTCGTTTTAAAGACTTCATCGCCATGCCGAAAACCAATAACTATCAGTCGTTGCATACGACGGTGGTGGGTCCGGGTGGGGAGCGTATTGAAATTCAGATTCGTACGAGTGAAATGCATTTGATCGCCGAGATGGGGATCGCGGCTCACTGGAAGTACAAAGAGCGTGGAAAAATGGAATCCGATGAGATGCAACAGGCAAACTGGTTGCGTGATTTGGTTTCCTGGCACCAGCAAGTGCGCAGTCCCGACGAATTCCTTGATACAGTAAAAACCGATTTATTTGAAACTGAAATTTACGTCTTTACTCCGACTGGGGAAGTGCGTGAGTTTCCTGAGGGTGCAACTCCGGTCGACTTTGCTTATGCTGTTCATACCGAGCTCGGCAATAAATGTGTCGGCGCCCGCGTCAATGGTAAGATGGTGCCTTTAAAGCATCAGTTAAGTAACGGGGATACAGTTGAAATCATCACAGGTAAGGGACAAGAGCCATCGAAAGATTGGTTGAAGTTCGTTGTTACCAATAAAGCCAAGGCGAAAATTCGTGCCTTCGTGAAAGAGGAGCAGCGTCGTCGCTCCATTTTACTGGGTAAAGAGTTGGTGGAAAAAGAATTCCGTAAATTCGGCATGGCTGCAGTGAAATATCTGAAGGGCCCGGCATTTGAACAATACTTAAAAGATTTTGGATTGAAAGATGTTGAAGAGCTTTATGTGACTGTTGGTTACGGCAAGCTTGAGACCCGTGTCCTGGTGGAAAGACTTTCCCCCGAAAATATCGCCAAAGAAGCAGCAAAAACCGAAGACTCGACATTCATGGAACGAGTCATGCGGGCTGCGACACATAAAACGCGTAAAACCAACTCCCTGGTTTCTGTGGATGGCATGGATGACATGCTGGTGCACTATGCGAAGTGCTGTCATCCAATTCCTGGTGATCCGATTGTGGGCTTTATCAGTCGCGGTCGCGGTATCACAATTCATCGCAGTGATTGCAGCAAAGCCTTTGAATTTGATCAGCTGCGCAAAGTAGATGTCGCTTGGAATGTTAAAGTGGCAGGTGAAGGACAGGAGCGCATCGTACGCCTGAAAATCATCTCACAAGACAACCCGGGTTTGTTGAAATCAATGTCTGAGGCTTTTGCTCAGCAGGGGATCAATATTCAGTCCGCGCAAATTCGCACGACAAAGGATAAGAAAGCCGTTTGTAATTTTGAAGTCTCTGTAAAGGATGCCTTGCAGTTAAACCAGGCGATTTACGAGATTCAAAAGATCAAAGGCATTATCGGTGTCACGCGTGTCATTCAATAA
- a CDS encoding ATP-binding protein, which translates to MSFNKYLPKLHNAFAFVVLTVAVVVMLGWILQNPNAIRFSTHLTPMAFNTAFLLCFLSIGVLFSDRDHFKIGRVCAIVVMFFSALIFSQYPLGVDTGLDSFFVNYFIEPEMLYPGRMAASTCIALFLLGLALFFNKSSLLCQFVRVTSAATVSCLGLVGVAGYVFKINSQYGWGSFSRMALHTAICVIVLALALIAQLWSRMGRWGGHRRRFAPFYVLTAGIFFTVGLMQLLYIQDYQKNRSITEIRTAAILENFDNIFRPLTRSLGRMAHRFVLNDYKNSQAWEVDADIYSSDFKGVRRIIWSEKDLVAKWVYPLNRNAEQVIGAKMTRQRATEGILEQIQKTRKPAISGVLPLLTGGDGVVLYYPVFRGDDFLGILSVALDADVFFAEAAVAPGYFVEIKDNDGHEFLNTGNAGLVYKRDWGNTVVYRALNANWVFTVTPKPDVVQKNSSYLPGVVGVFGISVSLLLAISLVFYSRSRESERRMKDSFDWHKAGRDSISLLLLQLDKYGNVSSINKAAEVLLGYTEPEIVGKPVFILGEYSELMMHRGRMEAQLQKSLASGDDYLEAIFEIGENPSFERTLVSKFGKPFHMAMSLHRVTNDLGEINGYLVVAEDITQRKERERLLKEREEKVLVSSRLATLGEMAAGIAHEINNPLAVIGGYLSMLRKNLGQKGMGQDVEINRRIDSVESMVGRIAKIVRGLRSYAHESVVDDMEEVEIAMIIDDTLAFCHEKFKLNDIQLSASIEPGLTVKCRPYQISQVLLNLLNNAYDAVGSAPVKKVRIEASYQAGGIEISVTDSGPGVPLELREKIMQPFFTTKEVGKGVGLGLSISMGIIQAHNGKFFLDNESLQTKFTVWLPHAPHLST; encoded by the coding sequence GTGTCATTCAATAAGTATCTACCTAAACTTCACAACGCCTTTGCCTTTGTCGTATTGACAGTGGCGGTGGTGGTGATGCTTGGTTGGATTCTGCAAAATCCCAATGCCATTCGTTTTAGCACCCATTTGACTCCTATGGCGTTTAATACGGCATTTCTGTTGTGTTTTCTAAGTATTGGAGTTCTTTTTTCTGATCGGGATCATTTCAAAATTGGGCGCGTCTGTGCCATTGTGGTTATGTTTTTTTCGGCCCTTATTTTTTCCCAGTATCCTTTGGGCGTGGATACGGGACTTGATTCCTTCTTTGTAAACTATTTTATCGAACCGGAGATGCTTTACCCGGGACGCATGGCTGCCAGCACGTGTATTGCACTTTTTCTATTGGGACTGGCGCTGTTCTTTAATAAAAGTTCATTGCTCTGTCAGTTTGTTCGCGTCACCTCAGCGGCGACAGTCAGTTGTTTGGGCCTGGTTGGCGTTGCGGGTTATGTTTTTAAAATCAACTCCCAGTACGGTTGGGGCAGTTTTTCGCGAATGGCTCTTCACACAGCTATTTGTGTGATTGTTCTGGCTTTAGCCCTCATTGCGCAGTTGTGGTCACGTATGGGTCGCTGGGGAGGGCACCGCAGGCGCTTTGCACCCTTCTATGTTTTGACCGCGGGGATCTTTTTCACCGTCGGTTTGATGCAGTTACTGTATATTCAGGATTATCAAAAAAATCGTTCGATCACTGAAATTCGTACGGCTGCTATCTTGGAAAATTTTGATAACATCTTTCGCCCCTTAACCCGTTCTCTTGGGCGTATGGCTCACCGCTTTGTCTTGAATGACTATAAGAATAGCCAAGCCTGGGAAGTCGATGCTGACATATATTCTTCAGATTTCAAAGGTGTACGACGAATCATCTGGTCGGAAAAAGACCTTGTTGCCAAGTGGGTTTATCCCTTGAATCGCAATGCCGAGCAGGTGATTGGGGCGAAGATGACCCGTCAACGGGCGACCGAGGGGATCCTGGAGCAAATTCAAAAAACTCGCAAGCCTGCCATCTCAGGTGTTTTACCGTTATTGACGGGTGGTGATGGAGTTGTACTGTATTACCCTGTTTTCAGGGGGGATGATTTTCTGGGGATTTTAAGCGTCGCCCTGGATGCAGATGTTTTTTTTGCGGAAGCAGCGGTTGCCCCAGGTTATTTCGTTGAAATTAAAGACAACGATGGCCACGAGTTTTTAAATACAGGAAATGCCGGTCTTGTTTACAAGCGCGATTGGGGCAACACGGTGGTCTATCGGGCGCTGAATGCCAATTGGGTGTTTACGGTGACTCCCAAGCCGGATGTGGTGCAAAAAAATTCATCCTATTTGCCGGGCGTCGTCGGAGTCTTTGGTATCAGTGTTTCTTTGCTCTTAGCGATCAGTCTGGTTTTTTATTCTCGATCACGTGAATCTGAGCGCCGTATGAAAGACTCCTTTGATTGGCACAAGGCCGGGCGCGACAGTATTTCTCTTTTGCTCCTTCAGCTTGATAAATACGGAAACGTTTCCAGTATCAATAAAGCCGCCGAAGTTCTTTTAGGTTATACCGAACCTGAAATAGTCGGGAAGCCCGTGTTTATTTTAGGTGAGTATTCTGAACTGATGATGCATCGGGGACGAATGGAGGCTCAACTGCAAAAATCTTTGGCCTCTGGTGATGATTATCTGGAAGCGATTTTTGAAATTGGTGAAAATCCCAGCTTTGAACGTACGCTCGTATCAAAATTTGGAAAGCCTTTTCACATGGCTATGTCATTGCACCGGGTGACGAATGATCTGGGAGAGATCAATGGTTATCTGGTTGTCGCCGAAGATATCACTCAACGTAAAGAGCGTGAGCGTTTGTTAAAAGAGCGCGAGGAAAAAGTCCTGGTGTCTTCGCGTTTAGCGACATTGGGTGAGATGGCGGCGGGGATTGCACACGAGATCAACAATCCGCTGGCAGTGATTGGTGGCTATTTAAGTATGCTTCGTAAGAACCTGGGCCAAAAAGGCATGGGACAAGACGTCGAAATCAATCGCCGTATTGATTCTGTGGAATCTATGGTGGGTAGAATCGCTAAGATTGTCAGGGGACTTCGCAGTTACGCTCATGAATCCGTTGTGGATGACATGGAAGAAGTTGAAATCGCGATGATCATCGATGACACGCTGGCATTCTGCCACGAGAAATTTAAATTGAACGACATTCAACTGTCAGCCTCTATTGAGCCTGGCCTGACTGTTAAATGCCGTCCGTATCAGATTTCTCAAGTCCTTTTGAATCTTTTAAACAATGCCTATGATGCTGTCGGGTCAGCGCCCGTTAAGAAGGTGCGCATAGAAGCTTCTTATCAGGCCGGTGGAATTGAAATCAGCGTGACAGACTCCGGGCCAGGTGTGCCTTTAGAGTTAAGAGAAAAGATCATGCAGCCGTTCTTTACTACAAAAGAAGTGGGTAAAGGTGTGGGGCTGGGACTTAGTATCAGTATGGGCATCATCCAGGCTCACAACGGAAAATTCTTTTTGGATAATGAATCACTCCAGACCAAGTTTACAGTCTGGCTTCCTCATGCACCTCATCTATCCACTTAG
- a CDS encoding trypsin-like serine protease has product MKKPSVLLTWVTSIAITLSACAPGSGDSTVSLNDDSSGVINGTKVTARRDDGSRGVVLFLPVNSLGMTVGICTATLLSNHSFLTAAHCFDKKKSPTLSRFKIVFANEKGLFNPREHTRSGSQIVIHPEFRYSKVGILNDMAIGFFAGGIPAGFEPIEIERDQNRNYQNQFLNIYGYGKTKDSAEIFAIGYGSAGELHKAVVKVNGGYGLMQDRYAILSNGNTQFICSGDSGSGQFINVNGVPRLIGVTSFVTGEKKFAGHVTCTKGRSTAMKVSYFAKWIDEVHEEARL; this is encoded by the coding sequence ATGAAAAAACCTTCTGTGCTTTTAACTTGGGTTACGTCCATTGCAATCACCTTATCCGCTTGTGCGCCGGGATCAGGTGATTCCACTGTCAGTTTAAATGACGACTCCTCAGGCGTTATCAATGGCACTAAAGTCACAGCTCGCCGCGATGATGGCTCTCGAGGCGTGGTGCTTTTTCTTCCTGTAAACAGCTTAGGAATGACCGTCGGTATCTGCACAGCCACGTTACTCAGCAACCACAGCTTCCTGACTGCTGCGCATTGCTTCGATAAAAAGAAATCCCCGACTCTTTCCAGATTTAAGATCGTATTTGCAAATGAAAAAGGGCTTTTCAATCCTCGCGAACATACACGCAGCGGCTCGCAGATCGTGATTCATCCTGAATTTCGCTATTCAAAGGTGGGCATACTAAATGATATGGCCATTGGCTTTTTCGCAGGCGGCATACCCGCGGGCTTTGAACCGATCGAAATTGAGAGAGATCAAAATAGGAACTATCAAAACCAATTCTTAAACATCTATGGCTACGGTAAAACCAAAGACTCTGCCGAAATTTTCGCTATCGGTTACGGCAGCGCTGGAGAGCTTCATAAAGCCGTCGTCAAAGTAAATGGCGGCTATGGCCTTATGCAAGATCGCTACGCGATTCTAAGCAACGGCAACACTCAATTCATCTGCAGCGGCGACTCTGGTTCTGGCCAATTCATTAACGTGAACGGAGTGCCTCGTTTGATTGGTGTGACTTCATTTGTAACGGGCGAAAAAAAATTCGCAGGCCACGTGACTTGCACGAAGGGCCGTTCCACAGCAATGAAGGTCTCCTATTTTGCTAAGTGGATAGATGAGGTGCATGAGGAAGCCAGACTGTAA
- a CDS encoding single-stranded DNA-binding protein, producing the protein MSGVNKVIIVGRLGADPEVKAIGSGSTVARLNIATSESWVKDGQRQEKTEWHRVTVWGKLAEICGKHLSKGRQVYVEGKLQTRSWEDQQGQKRYATEIVANTVQFLGAAGAEAGSRSNNNSGGGDDFNFNDFGPEPSFNSNDEIPF; encoded by the coding sequence ATGTCTGGAGTAAATAAAGTTATTATCGTAGGTCGTCTTGGTGCTGATCCAGAAGTGAAAGCAATCGGAAGTGGGAGCACTGTAGCTCGCCTTAACATCGCAACAAGCGAATCATGGGTTAAAGACGGTCAACGTCAGGAAAAAACTGAATGGCACCGTGTAACTGTATGGGGCAAATTGGCAGAAATCTGCGGCAAACACCTTTCTAAAGGTCGCCAAGTTTACGTTGAAGGTAAACTTCAAACTCGCTCATGGGAAGACCAACAAGGACAAAAACGCTACGCGACTGAAATCGTGGCTAACACTGTTCAATTCTTGGGTGCTGCTGGTGCCGAGGCTGGTTCTCGCTCTAACAACAACTCGGGTGGCGGTGACGATTTCAATTTCAACGACTTCGGCCCAGAACCAAGCTTCAACTCAAACGACGAAATTCCTTTCTAG
- the gspN gene encoding type II secretion system protein GspN, which yields MENISKFFKWLKENKGKLFVMVVSAFIFLFVLFPFDDLSDLISSQVAKVTNNSVYVQFDRLKMSLFPQPGVQMDHVYIESLRTPAISAQELVITPSITGLIQQKPYGSVSAKGLLKGDVNVSMGKGNRSDNGVERHRIEVSAKKVALNDIREFANLPVLLKGQLNLETTALADLTFQEQPDVEINLTINQFELPPANVNTPMGPLTVPELKLSSIELKGRLAAGRLVIESGTIGKPGDELQGTVKGDIGLTIVNRGGAFGQQIGAYNFDIDLRAKKSFQDKAGLFLTFIDNFKSPTADGAQYKFKLSASNPMMPPSFGAAR from the coding sequence ATGGAAAATATCTCTAAGTTTTTCAAATGGCTTAAAGAAAACAAGGGAAAACTCTTTGTGATGGTGGTTTCGGCCTTCATCTTTCTTTTCGTCCTATTCCCTTTTGATGACTTGAGTGACTTAATTTCTTCACAGGTGGCGAAAGTCACTAACAACTCGGTCTATGTTCAATTCGACCGTTTGAAAATGAGCTTATTCCCGCAACCGGGTGTGCAAATGGATCACGTCTATATTGAGTCCCTGCGCACTCCCGCTATATCTGCTCAGGAATTAGTAATCACTCCGTCAATCACGGGTTTGATTCAGCAAAAACCCTATGGATCGGTTTCTGCGAAAGGTCTTTTAAAAGGTGACGTGAATGTCTCCATGGGTAAAGGCAACCGCAGCGACAATGGCGTCGAAAGACACCGCATTGAAGTGAGTGCTAAAAAAGTGGCTTTGAATGATATCCGTGAATTTGCAAATCTTCCGGTGCTTTTAAAAGGTCAGTTGAACTTAGAAACAACTGCTTTGGCAGACTTAACTTTCCAAGAGCAACCTGATGTGGAAATTAATCTGACGATCAATCAGTTTGAACTTCCCCCAGCAAACGTGAACACACCGATGGGTCCTTTGACTGTGCCAGAATTAAAATTAAGCTCTATTGAGCTTAAAGGGCGCCTGGCAGCCGGAAGACTGGTAATCGAGAGCGGAACTATTGGTAAACCGGGTGATGAGCTTCAAGGCACTGTAAAAGGCGACATTGGCCTTACGATCGTGAATCGTGGCGGCGCTTTCGGACAACAGATCGGTGCCTACAATTTTGATATCGATTTGCGCGCGAAAAAGAGTTTTCAAGACAAAGCCGGCTTGTTCCTGACTTTCATTGATAACTTCAAGTCCCCGACGGCCGATGGCGCTCAGTATAAGTTCAAACTTTCAGCATCAAATCCTATGATGCCGCCAAGCTTTGGCGCTGCGCGCTAG
- the pilM gene encoding pilus assembly protein PilM: MKSLGIDIGSSSIKVVEMQSTTKGFQVVQFFEHVLSTNPQSDSELEIIEYLRDLLPRYDHSQTRFILGLRQDRVAVRNKFFPFSDRIKIFKSLAFELEEDLPFSSDNAVFDAKIIRTVGGGAEVLACAAPKVHVQNLVDRAKDIGVEPYLISTEGAAFSNIFERWNEAPPSQISNPQNYDISEYKPLRHIRLVLNIGHTRTLVCAVEGSSVIGIRSLLWGGKNIAEAIAKKYEIPYVEALRELQTKAFILTNKQGATFDQVTFSETIAKCVREMTRDLQLSILEIKSEFNVEIMNIGLTGGTSQIQNLGPFMTQALEIPANRLAILDTIPNVAFERSQANSAKLGVAIGLAIEGFKKPRNPPINFLRGEFARQNHQFKVIWEKWGHTAKLATAALLVLFVYSYLREDFALSLAERSQEVLKTQAKNVANLKGKNASEAGIKKYIRDNKKRASDLKTLASVANMNSALDIMKKVTDAAPAKNAVTLDVRTFNIKDAHVVLEGYVNNPQQLSLLQKSLSNITADGQIKSQTPTLGALPGRQAFSFSFNVDRGIQKVTR; the protein is encoded by the coding sequence TTGAAATCACTTGGTATCGACATCGGGTCAAGCAGTATTAAAGTTGTCGAAATGCAATCAACGACGAAGGGCTTTCAAGTCGTTCAGTTCTTTGAGCATGTTCTCAGCACAAATCCTCAGAGTGATTCCGAGTTGGAGATCATCGAATATCTTCGTGACCTACTTCCCCGCTATGATCACTCGCAAACCCGCTTCATCCTTGGCCTTCGCCAGGATCGCGTAGCCGTTCGCAACAAGTTTTTCCCCTTCAGTGATCGTATTAAGATTTTTAAAAGCTTGGCTTTTGAACTTGAGGAAGATCTTCCCTTCTCCTCTGACAATGCGGTCTTTGATGCAAAAATCATCCGCACCGTTGGCGGAGGTGCTGAAGTCTTGGCCTGTGCAGCCCCCAAAGTGCACGTACAAAATCTGGTAGATCGTGCCAAAGACATCGGCGTTGAACCCTATTTGATTTCCACAGAGGGCGCCGCTTTCAGCAATATTTTTGAGCGCTGGAATGAAGCCCCACCGTCTCAAATCAGCAATCCGCAAAACTATGACATCTCGGAATATAAACCTCTTCGTCATATCCGTCTGGTATTGAACATCGGCCACACGCGCACGTTGGTATGTGCCGTCGAGGGAAGCTCTGTGATTGGCATCCGCTCTTTGCTATGGGGTGGAAAAAATATCGCTGAAGCCATCGCTAAGAAGTATGAAATTCCTTACGTCGAGGCTTTGCGCGAACTACAAACAAAAGCCTTTATTCTGACGAACAAACAAGGTGCTACGTTTGACCAAGTGACGTTCTCAGAGACGATTGCCAAATGTGTTCGCGAGATGACTCGCGACCTGCAACTTTCCATTCTAGAAATCAAATCCGAGTTCAACGTTGAAATCATGAACATCGGTTTGACCGGCGGCACTTCGCAAATTCAAAACTTGGGTCCTTTTATGACTCAAGCACTGGAAATTCCGGCGAATCGCCTGGCTATTCTGGATACTATTCCAAATGTGGCTTTCGAACGTTCGCAAGCAAATTCCGCAAAATTGGGCGTGGCAATTGGTCTTGCGATTGAAGGCTTCAAGAAACCCCGCAATCCCCCAATCAATTTCCTTCGCGGTGAATTCGCCCGTCAAAATCACCAGTTCAAAGTGATTTGGGAAAAATGGGGCCATACAGCGAAACTTGCGACGGCAGCGTTGCTGGTGCTTTTCGTATACTCATACTTGCGTGAAGATTTCGCGTTAAGTTTGGCGGAACGTTCTCAGGAAGTTTTGAAGACTCAAGCTAAGAACGTGGCAAACCTTAAAGGTAAAAATGCCTCTGAAGCGGGAATCAAAAAATACATCCGCGACAATAAAAAACGTGCCTCTGATTTAAAAACGTTGGCAAGTGTGGCGAATATGAACTCCGCCCTGGATATCATGAAGAAAGTCACGGATGCCGCTCCTGCTAAAAATGCAGTCACGCTGGATGTGCGCACTTTCAACATCAAGGATGCTCATGTCGTTCTTGAAGGGTACGTGAACAATCCCCAACAATTAAGCCTGTTGCAAAAGTCTCTATCCAACATCACAGCCGATGGACAAATTAAAAGCCAAACGCCGACCCTGGGAGCACTCCCAGGACGCCAGGCCTTCTCCTTTAGCTTTAACGTAGACCGCGGTATTCAGAAGGTGACGAGATGA
- a CDS encoding general secretion pathway protein GspK — protein sequence MNIFKPLRNRRGMALIVVTACLMFIMYFATELVSETRIEYEVNSAGLNRIKAYYAAKSGMQLALLRVKIYQQAQSKFGAQLGSNSPLLNMIWQFPFAWPLPVPDELTAIDKDAFKKLTKESAMDASYITTIEDEGSKIDINDLTSPSETLRKVTKQQLLNIFQQKMKEDEAWGREHSNTNFEKIINNIADYMSDKATSANGGDKRANYANLNSEAQSDYFPPNRAFRTLSELHFVPEMTDDLFELIEPRITIYGMKGINPNIASKEVLKSLDPGMTEEVVTEIIKRRDDKNQGGPFKDAADFWNFVQSKNARLEGKTDEIPLVFDSVFNFRIRSTGEFARSTSEITVITMDFNKTVAKIKDYVDKDKKAQNPNANDPNDPANQNKGQIGQQPGNQSGNQQQKADAISKGPPRIVYWSER from the coding sequence ATGAATATTTTTAAACCCCTTCGCAACAGACGCGGCATGGCTTTGATCGTGGTCACTGCCTGCTTAATGTTCATTATGTACTTTGCGACGGAACTGGTGTCTGAAACGCGTATCGAGTACGAAGTGAACTCTGCGGGCTTAAATCGTATCAAAGCTTATTATGCCGCGAAATCCGGAATGCAGTTGGCACTTTTGCGTGTGAAAATCTATCAGCAGGCCCAAAGCAAGTTTGGCGCACAGCTTGGCAGCAACAGTCCTTTATTAAATATGATCTGGCAATTCCCGTTTGCCTGGCCATTGCCGGTTCCTGATGAACTCACGGCCATCGATAAAGACGCCTTTAAGAAATTGACCAAAGAATCCGCGATGGACGCAAGTTACATCACGACGATTGAAGACGAAGGCTCCAAGATCGACATCAATGACCTGACCTCCCCCTCTGAAACTTTGCGTAAGGTAACAAAGCAACAGCTTCTAAATATCTTCCAACAAAAAATGAAGGAAGATGAAGCCTGGGGTCGCGAACATTCAAATACAAATTTTGAAAAAATCATCAACAACATCGCCGACTATATGAGTGACAAAGCCACGTCTGCGAATGGTGGCGATAAGCGCGCGAACTACGCGAATTTGAATTCCGAAGCGCAATCAGACTATTTCCCACCGAATCGCGCCTTCCGCACTCTTTCAGAACTGCATTTCGTTCCCGAGATGACGGATGACCTGTTTGAACTCATTGAGCCCCGTATCACGATTTACGGCATGAAGGGCATCAATCCCAACATCGCAAGCAAAGAGGTTTTGAAATCTTTGGATCCAGGCATGACTGAAGAAGTTGTGACGGAAATTATCAAACGCCGTGATGACAAGAACCAAGGTGGTCCGTTCAAAGATGCCGCTGACTTTTGGAACTTCGTGCAGTCTAAAAATGCCCGTCTGGAAGGTAAAACCGACGAAATTCCTTTAGTATTTGATTCCGTCTTTAACTTCCGCATCCGCAGCACGGGTGAGTTCGCTCGTTCAACGAGCGAGATTACGGTTATTACGATGGACTTCAACAAGACTGTCGCGAAAATCAAAGACTACGTGGATAAAGACAAAAAGGCCCAAAACCCGAATGCCAATGACCCGAATGATCCTGCCAACCAAAATAAAGGACAGATCGGTCAGCAGCCTGGCAATCAAAGTGGCAACCAACAACAAAAAGCCGATGCCATCTCCAAGGGTCCTCCCCGCATCGTTTATTGGTCAGAAAGATAG